The genomic region CGCCATGCATATGTCTCATTCTCTGTCACGTGACCCTCACGTACACCCCCTCCTCAAGCTCCCATCGCCACCACATCTCCGCCGCCCAAATCTTCCTCCGCGTCCCACCCAAAATTTCAGGACAAATCATTACAAAAAGACCCTTCACTCCTCTTGTTTTGTGAAAATAAAACCTAATTCCCGGTGGAAATGGGAAAGCAAAGGGAAGGTGGTGGCTTGTTCCCTGGTCTTTTTAGGTTTATCTCTTTCATTTTCCATGTGGTAGTTTTTGGTGTTTCTAAGCATCTTCGGGGTCGTCCCCGAGAGGGAAACACGTGTCCTCGCCGCCCGTGTTCCAGAGAAAATGAGCGTAGTTAGCAGCATAGTAGGAGTTGCTCGGATCAGCATTAATGGCTTCCAAGTAGGTCTCCTCTGCCGCCCACAAGTCGTTTTTCACCCTCCAAAGGAAGGTGGCGTACTTATTGTAGGCCTCAGCGTCCGCCGGCTCTACCGCTACTGCCCTCTTGAAGTACTCCTCGGCTCTGTAACATTAAACAAATTCACCATTAGTAAAAGCTTAATCTTACTCGAGTAAGAAGAAAAGTCCAAGTCTTTGAACCGCGTTAACTTTTTTGCCATTTAAAGGAAAAACCCACCACACATGCACCTATCACTCTATCACCAAATCTAAGCACCATGACAAACAAGAACAATCACTAAAACCCAAAGATTTTATTTTCAGTTTTCCTGTTCCTTGACTAAACCAATGAATTTCTAGTACTAAAAGTTTGATATTGATTCTAAAAATGCATAAAAGTTTGATAATTTGATGCAAAAAATATGTGTGAAATGAAGTATACCTATCATAGTCATGAGCAACTTGGTAGAGGAACTGAGCGTAATTGGAGAGGAGGAGAGAGTTGCGGGGTTCTTTGGACAATTCCGATTGGTAGAGCATCTCGGTTCTGAAGTACTCTGCGTAATCATCACTTTCTATTTCTACAGCAACCGGCGAGACGAATCTCTGAATTGTTTCTTGGTCCAGAGACTCGTCTCTGCCTTGCATTTGATGTGCTTCTTCCACTACTGAGTTCCACAGAGCAATCTCCTCTTCTTTGCTCTCTTGCCCCGACTCTGCTTCTCTGGTTGTCCCCAGAGACAGTTGTGAAGCACCATCGGGGACTATTGTCCCGTACCGGTCGGAACGGTCAACCCCTCCGTCACCTTCTGTGCCGCTCCCGACGGGGCGGACATTCCCTCCCCCGCCATTGCTTCCTCCAATGGAAGTCGTTTTTCCACCACAGGATGACGAAACAGATAACGATTTACTCGCTGAAGAATCAAATTGGGGAGAGTTTTGGTGATCTTGAACATCCATGATGGAAACTGTTTCGGTTGCCGGTGGAGGAGCTGCAATGGCGGCGTTGTGGCCTAACGAGTAGACGGTGAAATTGGCTAGTAAGATCATCACGTACACCATTAGAGTCGGTGTTTGAGAGAAGACTTGCTGAAACAGCCACACGAAAGAAGCCTGCATCTCTTTCTGGACTCGGCCTAGAATTCCCTGTAAATCTTCGTAGAACAGAGCCTCTCGCATCTGTAGACAAGAGCTATGGAGCTCTCGGATTATGAACACCATTGAAGAGAAGGCCTTCCTCATAGAGCAATAGGCAGATTCGCCTACGTCTCTGAAGTAGCCATCTTGTTGCCATTGCAGCTTCCTCTTTATGATCCGAAGCGAAAGAGGGAGGTCGACGCTGTTGGCCTTCCGTTCGATGCTGGCCTGCGGGACAATCTCGTCCCTCCGTTGCCAATCCGACGGCCACGGAGGCTCCAAATCGTGCGGGAACTGACTGTTGCTCTGTAGAAACCTCATCCTTGACGACTCGTCGTTCAAAACGTCGAAACCGTCTTCCTCCGCGTTAACGCCGTAAGTTTCGGATAGATCAGAAGAACCGGAATCCGACTCCGAACTAACGGCGGTAACGTCGTCGGAGAGCTGGAATCTGAGAGCCAATTCCTGAATCTTCTTCGAGAATTCTTCATCTGAGAAGGCGTCGAGGCTCGCGCTGAAACCGCGTCGGACGGCTCGATTCCGATTTCTCGGCGCCTTCTGAGACTCGCAAGACTGCGACCGGCGTAGCGTGGTCGACGGGGTTCCAAACAGAGCCGACCGGTTCAGCTTCTGAACATAAAGACACACTAAAGCTCCACCGTCGCTGCTGCGGCTCCGCCGATTAGACGAAGGAGACGAAACCGCGGAGGCTAGGGTCTGAGAAGAAGGCGTAGAGTGAGGAACAATGGGCTGCGACCAGTGCAAACAGGTCGAAGCTACTTTCACCACCATTTCTCAGATTCAAAGAAAGCTTCAGAAATCCCCAAATTGATGAAAAAGGAAAAGATTGAATCTTCTCTTCCCTTTTATAAAATCGGATCTGCCAAAAGTCTTTGCCTTTCTCGCTTCAGATTCACTCTCACCTGAAAAAAAGAAAACAATTTCGATCAGTAAAGCACGTGAACAAATTTCCCCAATTTTCCCGGAAAGCCTCAAAATATTTCTACACTTGAGTATCATGGCTACTCATTTCAATTTTGCAGAAAAATCGGATCGGAGAAACCAAATCCCGAAGCCACTCAACAGCTTTTACACGAAAACCATGGAAACTTAGATCCCTAAGCATTTAAATAAGAAACTCGACTCACTTTTTATTGAACCACGAACTCCGACGAGTTTTCCAATCAAGAGCTCTTTAGATTTCCGGCGAGGACCTCAGACTGTCAACTGTGAAGTACAAGCCGTGAGCTTTTTTTGTTGATGAGCTTTTAGAGAGAGAGCAACTCTGCGGAGTCTATTATATACGCACGAGCTCTCAGTTAGGACGGTTCACATAAAAAAAATCTCCGAGGGTATAAATGTAAATTTTGTTTAGGAGTGTAAATAATCGGGGTTCGTATATGTACGGAAGGGAACCGGAAGGGTCGGTGGGCGGTTTAGTTACCGAGATATTTATGAAAGTTACCAAAAAGGGTATGGGGTTTAATTTCGGGGTGGACCCGAGTTGTTGCAGAAGGGAGTTTACCTGGAAATTACTTAAGTGTGAGACACGCGGCGAGCTACGCGGACCATGGTGAACTGATCTGGCTGGTGACGAAGTGCCACGTGTTAAACCGACCACGTACCGCCTTTTCTTCTTGGGAACCGTGACTCTACCGCCCTCATGTTCTTTCAGTGACGCGTGTGTTTTAGGTTTTTAACCGGAGATTCTTCCCTCCACAGAGTGAAGAATCACTAACGGCGAGTGTGTTACATGCACTAACAGAATTAAGGAAATCTAAAACTCAGAAACTCGTCGGTGAAGATGGTATTCCATTGAAACCCAGAGCTTCGTCGGCAAATATGGTATTCGGTGACCTCGCTAACCCAGATCTTCGTCTGTCATTAGTTATCCAGATTTGATCTGGGTTCGTGCTGCTCAATTCGAGTCCAAATACATGGGTATTCCATCGAAACCCAGATCCTTCCAACCTCCTCTGATTGCAAAATTGATGGCAGAAATCCTTCCAAAAATGATCTTCCAACGTCCTTTATTTGCAGAATTGATTTGATAAAGAAATCAAAAATCTCCACCCATCTATTCAAAAGAAAAGAAGATAGACCCATACATTTATTCTATTTTTATAGGGATATGAGTCTGATGTTGAAAATTTCGGATTACCATGCTTGAATTTGTTGCTGAACATGATAAACATTCAAGCTTCTTCTTTTTTTTGGCTGCATAACAGACGTTTTCTCTGTTAGTCATAGAAGACAAATTGACTCAAACTTATGGCTGTGGTGCTGCCACGCCATACTATGAACCATCACTCTGTGGATAGAAGAATTTTCGGTTTTCAGCTTTTTTTTATATTTAAAGAAGTAAAATCCATACAACTCAAATTATAATCCACTCTTACTTTTTATTTTTTGTAACTTAAATTTTGTTCTTGTGAAAATGGCTTAACTTTTGTCTTCTTATGAAAATGATGACTAAAAATAGAAAGAGAGAGTCTGAGTTACAATTTAAAGAATATGGATTTCATATCTCTATATTTATAATTAATAACAAAGAAAAAAAGAATTTTTGTCCCTTTAAAAGAAAATTTGTGTGTAATTGTATCAAAACTGTAATAAGAAATTAAATAATCGAAACTTTTTACTGTTTAACTTAATGCCAACCTAATAACATAATGTCTTTGTTTTATGAGTTCGACTCACGAATGATTAGGTGTACAGGCGTAATAGAGCAACAAATGAAGATGAAAAAATTTAATATAAAAATAGCTCTTAATTAAACATGCTAATTATTAGTATCACAATCTAAGGAAACACAATCTTTAATTAAACATGCTAATTATTTTTACTAGTCCTCCAATTATATGATTTTTCAATTATTTGTTTTTCTCAAAACAAAAAAAAGAAGGAAAGAGATCATGTATTGGTCCTTATATGTAGGCTGCATACATGAGCCTCCGAAAGATAAAAAGGCTAAGGTAAAAGGAAATAATTTATGTGAAAAAATCGAACAGCTAGCAGATTCCAGCTGAGGATAGTTTTGACCGTATCACCGTAATTGGAAAAAATATATTTGCAATGTTAGGGTAATTAGTACGTAGTACCAAAAATTTACTAATACTTGATCAAAAAGTAGAAGATTGCACTTCTATAATTACAGCATTTCATTTACACGTAATTCTCCCGCACAAATTTGTACGTAGAAAGGAAGTAGTGTCAAAGTACATACAAACTATACTAAATCTTCTGATTTGTATTATCGATATGTTTGGTTCTTGATTAGACTAATGATATTCTTCTTCACTAATAACATATCAACTTTGGACGTTTCTTTGATTACACTAGATGAAAAACAAATCATTTGAACTTTGCGAAAGTGTCTCAAACATCCTCATGTGATATTTCACCAACTATAGCACATTAAGCTTGAATATACAAACACCATATTCAAGCTACCCCGAACAAATGTGTGAACAAATTGATTGCTCGAGCGATAACCATCGTTGAAACCTTTTCATGCAACAAATTATACCATTTGCCCATTTGGTCTTTGATAAAGAAAGCTAACTCGATCGATCTCACTACCCTAGCTAGTTAATTAGCTGCTTTCTATGAACACATATGGTTAAATTATTATTGAGGTATATTATTTGTATCAAATTTGGTACCACAATTAACTAGCATATGCATTCTCAATCTGGCGTGGAAGTATAGGTTTTTGTAAATGAAACAATCGAGGCTATAACATGAAGTTTGATTGTTCTTCCATACATGAAGATAATATCACTACTATATATAGGGGTAACCCTATAAACATCGATCTCTTTTCCTATTTGTCTCACGTTTATCTCTTTCATTTGTTGCAGTATCATGATCAAGATGATTGAATCCTTTTCTCTTTTATCATTGCATTCTAGAGATTATTATTATTTTTTTTTTTGTAAAATGAAATTAATAAAAATCTAAGGATGAAGACATTCAAAAAATCGTAAAACATATATTACAAACAGCAACGAAATTAGCTGACATATCATATCATTAGTTTATAAACTTACATTTTATAATTAACATCCGAAACTTAGAAATAGTCACATTCATGACATGGTTTATTTCAAGTTTATATTGCCGGTCCTCTTCACCACTAATTGAAAGAGAATCATAATGAGTTTAACACTTTAACATTGGAACAAATCAAACTTTTATTTTCTTCTTTTTTTCAGCAACAACCGCTACGAGGTGACTGTGAAATTTAAGTAATGAGATTAGGTCGTATTCAAATGTTAATTGGCTACTGGCAACTATTCTACTACGATTTTATTTCCCCTTTTTCTACTTCCTAGGTGATCTTGTCCTCCTATCTCAATTATTCAACTATTTGGACCATATTGGAATGTAGTGGCATAAATAAGTTAAATATCTTCACTCACTGGGGGATTCGGGGTGAGGAACCAGCGGTCCAGAATGAAAACGCAGAAGAGAATAAGTACAGCCAAGTTGCTTTCTCCTGTATATAAATATTTCATTATGTTTACATCAGGAGAAAGAGGACGATGATGAGAAATTCACAATTGGTTTGATGTCGACACCACCATATGTGTTTCAACGGCGGGAATTGAAGCTTTCAGATCTCTCTGACGACACGGTTGTTTGCTCCTACGTCAATTCTGGTGTGTCTTCGTTTTCTGATTTTCCGATCAAGATTTTTTTGTTCTTAGCACAATGTCACATGGGCACTGATGTTTCAAAAGTATCTTAATTGTAATTATGTCACGTAATTCACCAAAATATGAACGATTAGCATTTGGTTTTGTGAAAAACAGATGATTAGACGCCAAGAAGCCAAAAATGTAAGCTAACTTAAGGCAACGATGCTCAAAAGGTTTCATAAACCTCTTACACTAGGTTCTCAAGTAAAACACACATTCTTTTGTGCGATGATCATCAGAGAACTAGGTATTTTTTTTCCAGACGAAATACACTTATTTACATACAAGACGATGATTTTTTTGTTATTACGGTAAATAAAGTTAGTATTTTAGTAATTGAGTTGTATAGAAGGTAATTACTACATAACCAATTGTTACAAGTTTGTCAACTAAGTAGTTGGTGGTGTGGTTGAAACTAATATCCGGGGTTTGAATAAGAGAGCCATAAGTCGAGCGAAGCTTATCACCATTTGCTTGATAACTTGTGATTATCACTATCAAAAGCAATATATGTATATAAAAATTGTGTACAAGTTAAAAAACAATGCAGGAGAAAAGAAACAAATATTGTTTTATTCTAACGAAGATAATATTTTTAAAGTGGGGAAAAACAAATGATGAGATTTTGTACGAATCACAATTTTTTTTTACAAACCTTATCATCAGGTGCTCTAATGTCCGATTCAGCTCATGTGATAAGGTTATGATATAACTAAGCATGATGAGAAGTACAACTCTAGTTTTCAAATTGACAGCTACCTTTTCACACTGAGATCCAAAGATCGATCATGGATTTTTTGTTGATGACTAATGTAAAATGGTAATAGTGAATATAGGTAGTCAAATGACGAATTTGGTTAATGTGCACTTGGCCAAGGGTTTTTGTTCACTTGACATGTTTAGGGAATGTAGTTTGTTCGTAGCATGTTATGTAATCGATGTAACAAGTGATGCTGAATATAATTAGGCATCATTTGTTCATGTTCATTATTTTAAACTGTCACCAAAATTTAAAGAAGACGAGTATATCGATATTTCAGAATACGTCTACGTATGTTTGATTATTCTTACTCATCAATAGGTGTGTATACCATCTTTAGGTTAAAGTTTAGACTGCATCCAATATTATTTTGAATTATAACGTAGTAGAGTAGGTTAAAAATGTACATGGAGACTTGCTTTGTGAGTATAAATCAAGTAGCTAGCCACCCTTAAACCAGCGGCCAGCACAACTCCATCAAATTGTAACAGTGTGCAAATCAACAACGTACCAGCTACCTTTTTTTTAAACACAACTAGCTCGATCAAATTGAAACACAGTATGCAAAGGATCAACAACTAGCTAGCTAGCTCCCAAGAATAAATCACTTTCATTCTTTCATAATTCATAAACAAGTCACACTGTCACATCAACATATATTTTACTTCATATATTGTTTTGGGATCATGATCATTATAACCCATCACAGCGGCTCTGATCGATACCAGCCGCCCATTACTGGTTGTTGTTGCTCATAAAGAAAATGAAACATGTGTATGAAAGGAAGGCTACGTGCGTCGGGACTTGCCCAGGTTGCCCTAGACGTACAACCAGTCAACTCTGGTGCGCCCAGCTATTGTTGGTGCTGCATGCATGCACAGAGGGGTGGATCCTAGCTGCTCGATGCTGTTAATTTCTACGCACCAGCCAGCCTTTTGCGCAGCTAGACTTCCAGTTTCAAACAAGAAATGTTATGCATATTGGTTTGCTTGGACGCTTAGTCCCGGCATAGTTGTTCATATATACAATATATAAAAATTCTACATATAAAAATTGTACGATACCTACCTGAATGTTTAATGTTTGTTTATGTATCCTCTATTTTAACTATTATTGTTACATGCACCGCGCTACGTAGACTCAGTGAATCACCTTTCCTTTTCAGAATAACTGGCACATATTCTGGCTAGGAAGAATTCATCTACGCAATTTGTTTTTAATACATGTTAATATGTCACACCCTCAATCTTTCAACTAATTAAAATTACACCGTATAAAAACACAACTATCTCAAGACAGCTATAGCTAACAGTACTGCAGCTGGATTGTTTCGGCGCAGACCTGAAGATATAGCGCGCATGACTAGTGAGCAGGGATTTCTCAAGAATCTTTGTCAATGAAAAGTGAAGCACGATCACAAGGTCTGGAATCAGGACAATAAGCATGAAGCCAAACAAATAGCACTGCACTGCATTACAAATAGAAAAGGCCAACTTATTGATTCTAAATTGAAACATGGTATAGAGAAAAAACCAACATGAATGAATTAACTATCTCAATTAGTCGGAAATTAATGGAAGAACAAGAACATTAATGGATCTGAGTTCAAGTGCTAGCTGATAGAAAAAGAACTTATATGAATGCCAATCGATATCAGTGGCCTCTCTTGGCTATAATTCCTTGGTGGGTGAATCATGTATATATTCATGTGGGTTTCCGGTGGAATGTCCCATACAAACACATTTCCAGGTTGAAGCTGGGCCATGCATGGGGAAAAGTTCGTCGGCAACCTTCTGTCTTCGACAATAGCATCATCTGTGAATTCTTGCAGACAGAAAAGTTTGCAAGGTCCATAGCTATCTGATCTATGCAGTTGGTATTATCACCATTATTAATCCCATACGATACTAAATAAATGCACAGGATATATATATATATATATATATATATATATATATATATATATATATATACTACTCTCTCTCTCTCTCTCTCTCTCTCTCTCTCTCTCTCTCTCTCTCTCTCTCTCTCTCTCTCTTCGATCATATACCTTTTTGTATTTTCGTTCTTTTGTTTTCAAAAGGACAAGAAAAACAGCCTGCTTCTTACACTTAGTCACTTTACAACTCAAAAGCTTTGACTCCCTCGCCTCTTCTTCTCATTTTCTTAAGGGTAATCAACTAATCACTATATCGATGAACAAGGAAAAGAAAAATGTCCCAGAATAGTGTACAAAGATTTCTGAATTAAATTATAGACATGATAATTGACTATGGTAAAGCTTTTGCATCATTCTGGAAGAGTGAAAACAATGCTAATGTTATTTGCATCGTTGTGGACAAATGCACCAAGCTTTCCAACAGCTTTTACCTCAGCTCATAAGAATANNNNNNNNNNNNNNNNNNNNTATATATATATATATATATATATATATATATATATATATAGCACG from Fragaria vesca subsp. vesca linkage group LG3, FraVesHawaii_1.0, whole genome shotgun sequence harbors:
- the LOC101293077 gene encoding uncharacterized protein LOC101293077, with product MVVKVASTCLHWSQPIVPHSTPSSQTLASAVSSPSSNRRSRSSDGGALVCLYVQKLNRSALFGTPSTTLRRSQSCESQKAPRNRNRAVRRGFSASLDAFSDEEFSKKIQELALRFQLSDDVTAVSSESDSGSSDLSETYGVNAEEDGFDVLNDESSRMRFLQSNSQFPHDLEPPWPSDWQRRDEIVPQASIERKANSVDLPLSLRIIKRKLQWQQDGYFRDVGESAYCSMRKAFSSMVFIIRELHSSCLQMREALFYEDLQGILGRVQKEMQASFVWLFQQVFSQTPTLMVYVMILLANFTVYSLGHNAAIAAPPPATETVSIMDVQDHQNSPQFDSSASKSLSVSSSCGGKTTSIGGSNGGGGNVRPVGSGTEGDGGVDRSDRYGTIVPDGASQLSLGTTREAESGQESKEEEIALWNSVVEEAHQMQGRDESLDQETIQRFVSPVAVEIESDDYAEYFRTEMLYQSELSKEPRNSLLLSNYAQFLYQVAHDYDRAEEYFKRAVAVEPADAEAYNKYATFLWRVKNDLWAAEETYLEAINADPSNSYYAANYAHFLWNTGGEDTCFPLGDDPEDA